Within Candidatus Binatia bacterium, the genomic segment GTCTACTCGGCGGTGCCGCAGTCGCCCTGTTCGCCACACGCGAGGCGCGGCGCCGTGGCGTGGAGATCGACCCGGTTCCTGGTCATGGGCCGAATCGTTGGACGCCACGCCGATTCCGAAACTAGGCACCGCGCGAAGGCCGTGATATGAGAGTGACGTTGGAGGCGAGAGCATGATCGGACTCAGGCGCATCACGAGTGATCCTGCTGTCATGGGCGGGAAGCCCTGCATCCGCGGGCTGCGCGTGACGGTGGGCACGATCGTCGGATTGGTTGCCACCGGTCACCGCGAAGAGGAAATCTTGCAGCTCTATCCTTACCTGGAGGCGGAGGACATTCGCGAGGCGTTGTCGTACGCGGCGTGGCGTGCGGAAGAGATCGAGATACCCTTGTCGGTCCCGTGAAGTTTGTTATCGACATGAACCTCTCCCCTGACTGGGTAGCGGTTCTGCAGCGCCACGGTTGGGAAGCCACCATTGGTCGAGCGTCGGCAATCCACTGGCCACCGATCCGGAAATCATGTCGTGGGCGAATGCCAGAGGGTATGTTGTCTTCACTCACGACCTTGGCTTTGGGGCATTGCTTACGGCCACAGACGCTCAAGGCCCGAGTGTCATTCAGGTCCGCACGCAGGACGTCACACCTCAGCACCTTGAGCCGCTTCTAGTTGCGGCCCTTCCGGATCATGGAGTGACGCTGGAAGAGGGCGCGATGGTGACTGTTGATGAGGCGCGCTCTCGTGTGCGGATTTTGCCCATCAAGCGGACCGCGCGTGTCTGACCCGGCGCTTGAGCCGACCGGCATGAGCTTGGTAGCTACTCGCAATCGCCGCTGCGCTGGCCGCTCACGCGCACGCCATAGGGCAGCCTACGCCGGGTAGGAAGGAACACCTCGAGAACAGCATGCAAGGAAGCGAGGCGAGCCGAACGGCACAGTACATGGCTCTCTTCCGAGCATTGGATGTCGGCCCTGTCGATTACCGAGCCCGGTACTTCGGCCGCGTGGCAAGTGACATGCGGGGCTACGAGTTCTATCGCGTCGCCGTCGCCCATGTTCCAGAGCCAGCTGTGGACGCGTTGCATGCCGCCCAACCACGCATCGCAGCCGGCGTCGCTTCGCGCCGCCGCTGAAGGCTGGCGTGAGACGCCATCCCACGGGAGACTCTGAGTGGGCATCGCCAAGCGACTGGCTCTGATCTTGCGAACCGGCTCCGTAGCCGCCACCCACAACGACCTTAGTTTCGCGGCGGCGCTGCGCATGCCCGCCCGCGCCAACGCCGACTCGGCGCCAGCGCGGGTGGTCACAGGCACCTGGCTTTCCGACAATTGAAGGCCTTACGCTTGACCCGCGCCGCCCCTTCGCACTATGGCCTCGTTTCATGACTACACACGGTGGGTGGCGGGCGGCGATTGTCACCGGGGCAGCAAGCGGTATCGGCCGGGCGTTCGCTGAGACGCTGGCCGCAGCAGGCACGGCTGTCGGTATGCTCGACGTCGCGGCCGATCTGTTGCAGCAGGCCGCCGAGAGCATCCGGACCAAAGGCGGGCGCGTACACACGCGTGTCGCCGACATCAGCGCGGCCCAGGAACTGAACGCTGCCGTGGAGGACTTGATTGGCGAGCTGGGTGGACTCGACCTGCTCATCAACTGCGCCGCCATTGCCGGTGCCGGGCATTTCACCGATCAGCCGGCTGACGCCTTCAACCGGGTGATCGCGATCAACCTCCTCGGCACCACCAACATCGTACGCGCGGCGCTGCCTGCGTTACGCCAATCGCACGGTGCAATCGCCTGTGTGGCTTCGACCGCCGCGGTGCATGGGTGGCCGGGGTTGGTCGCCTACTCCGCCGCCAAGTTCGGTGTCGCCGGTTTCTGCGACGCGGTGCGTGCCGAGTTGGCGCGCGCCGGCGTGTCCATCACAACCGTATTCCCGCTGCTGATCGACACGCCGTTGCTGAAGGCGGGCGATATCGCTCCCATCCTCAAACAGGGGCGCCCGATTCCGCCCCAGGCCGTGGTGCAAAAGACGCTTGCGGGCGTGGCCAAACGGCGACCACGCGTGTTCGTCCCCGGCACCGTCCGCGTCGTCGCCCTGTTGCACGGACTCGCACCGTCCTTGCTCGACTGGTACGGGCGGCGCGTCGGGTTCTGAGAGTCGCGTCCCGTCGTTTCAGTCCAGCAGCTGCGCAGCCACGTCCGCTAGCGCACTCGCTTCGGGTGCGTAACGGATACACAGGCTCTGCGCCCGCTCGGCGTGGTAGTGCAGCGGATGCTCGATGACGTAACCGGCCCCACCATGCAGATGATGCGCGCTGAGGGTCAGCCGTTTGAACGCCTGGCCCACGAACGCGGCGGCGGTGGCCAACTCGTGACCTTCGGTCGTTCCCGCCGCCAGGCGTGTAATCGCCTGCCAGGCCAGATGGCGGGAGGCCGTGAACGCCGTCGCCATATCGGCGACCTGATGCTGCACGGCTTGGAACAGCGCGAGCTTCTGGCCGAATTGCTCGCGCTCCTTGACGTACGCAACCGTCATGGCGAGGGCCGCATCCATGCCACCAACCATCTCTGCCAACGCCAGCGCCGTCTGCTGCCGTTGAATGGCGAGCAAGGCATCCATCC encodes:
- a CDS encoding DUF433 domain-containing protein; protein product: MIGLRRITSDPAVMGGKPCIRGLRVTVGTIVGLVATGHREEEILQLYPYLEAEDIREALSYAAWRAEEIEIPLSVP
- a CDS encoding DUF5615 family PIN-like protein — its product is MSWANARGYVVFTHDLGFGALLTATDAQGPSVIQVRTQDVTPQHLEPLLVAALPDHGVTLEEGAMVTVDEARSRVRILPIKRTARV
- a CDS encoding SDR family NAD(P)-dependent oxidoreductase, whose translation is MTTHGGWRAAIVTGAASGIGRAFAETLAAAGTAVGMLDVAADLLQQAAESIRTKGGRVHTRVADISAAQELNAAVEDLIGELGGLDLLINCAAIAGAGHFTDQPADAFNRVIAINLLGTTNIVRAALPALRQSHGAIACVASTAAVHGWPGLVAYSAAKFGVAGFCDAVRAELARAGVSITTVFPLLIDTPLLKAGDIAPILKQGRPIPPQAVVQKTLAGVAKRRPRVFVPGTVRVVALLHGLAPSLLDWYGRRVGF